GGGTTGAAGACGCGGCCGGCGGACGCGGAGAGAGTGCTGAAGTTTGTGCCGTTGGTGCTGCCCTGCACGCTCAGCGTCTGGGTGCGGGTCTCCCAGTTGCTCGGGAGCTTGAGCACGACCTGGTCGATGCTCACACTGCTGCCGAGGTCGACCTGCACCCACTGGGGCAGTGAGTTGTTGGGGCTCTCCCAGTAGGAGGCCGCGTTGCCGTCGTTGACGTTGCCCGCGCCGTACGGCCCGGTGGACCCGCTGGCCGACGCGGTGCGCCCGGCGGCCAGGTTGGGTCCGCCGGCCGCCGACGCGGGTGCCGGTGCGAGCCCGGCGTAGACGAGACCGGCGGCGAGGAAGCCGCTGATCAGCCGCCAGCTGAGCTGTTTCCGTCTCATGGTGTCCCCTTGTGCTGGTGAACGACAGAGGTGGAGCGCCGCTGGTCCGGGACAGCCGTGCGGCATGGCGGTGTTGTTTAGTGCGAGCTTCTGCTAGCTTCTTGCGCGCAAGCATCGAATTCTTGCGGGCTAGGCGTCTAAGGTTTCAGATATGTCACTGGTTCGTCAACAGCTCACGCACATCGATCGTCACGCCGGTCGATCCCTCGGAAAGCTCCCAGAGGCGGCGCTGCGCGGTGACGTCGTACGACTGCGGCGATGACTCGATCTTGGCCGGATGCCCGGTGAACTGGGTCCGGCCGGGCGGACCGAAGAAGTCGCCGCCGCGCGCGTCCGGGTCGACCGCGGCGCGCAGCGTGGCGAGGGCGCCGACCCTCGGGTCCTGCAGCAGCCACCAGGTGAGCGGCCGCAGCCAGCGGCTCATCACCGCCCGGGAGGCCGGGTCGAGCTCCCGACCGAACTCGGTCCGCGCGTTGCCCGGGTGGGCCGCCACCGCGATCGTGTGCGCGCCGGCCGCCGCGAACCGCCGCTGCAACTCGTACGTGAACAGCAGGTTGGCGAGCTTCGACTGGAAGTAGGCGGCGCGGTCGCGGGCGCTGTAGACCCAGCCGCGGGTGAAGTGCGGGTCGTCGAAGTTGAACCCGCCGGACCCGAACCGGTGGCCAATGCTGCTCACGGTGACGACGCGCGAGCCTGGCACCGGCAGCAGGCGGTCGAGGACGAGCCCGGTGAAGGCGAACGGGCCGAGGTGGTTGGTAGCGAGTGTCCGCTCGAAACCGTCCACCGTGGTCTCTCGGCGCGGCCACAGGCCGCCGGCATTGTTGACCAGCAGGTCGAGCCGCGGGTGGGCGGCGCGCAGCTCGGCCGCGGCACGCCGCACGGACTCCTGCGAAGCCAGGTCGAGCAGGAGCGTCTCGACGGCCGCGCCCGGCGACTCGGCCCTGATCCGCTCCGCGGCGGCCGCCGCCCGCTCGGGTGAGCGGCAGGCCAGCACCACCGTCGCGCCACGCGCGGCGAGCACCCGCGCGGTCGCGAAGCCCAACCCTGTGTTACCACCGGTGACCACCGCGACGCGGCCGCTTTGATCCGACACTTCTGCCTCGGTCCATCGCCGTGCCATCGCGCACCTCCTGGGATAGAATCCGGGACGAGCGTCCCGCTTCTCTCGGGACTATACGGGACGGGCATCCCGCTTAGCAACGGAGGAGTGTGCGTGGCAAGAGAGCTCCGTGCCGACGCCCGGCGCAACCGGGCCCGGGTGCTGGCCATCGCCGCCGAGGTCTTCGCCGCCGAAGGGCTGGGTGTGCCGATCCACGAGATCGCGCGCCGGGCGGGCGTGGGCACCGGCACGGTCAGCCGGCACTTCCCCACGAAGGAGGCGCTGTTCGCGGCGATCCTCCTGGAGCGCATGGAGCGGCTCACCGCCGAGGCCGACGCGCTCGCCGCGAGCGAAAAGCCGGGCGAGGCGTTCTTCAGGTTCTTCGGCACGCTGGTGCACGAGGGCGCAAACAACCGCGGGCTCGCCGAGGCGCTGGCCGGCGCGGGCTACGACCTGGACGCGGCGGGCGTCGAGGCGGGCTACGACGTCTCGGGCCGGCTCCGCACGCTGCTCGCGATGGCACAGCAGGCCGGCGCGGTCCGGTCCGATGTGGAGTACGCCGACGTCAAGGCGCTGATGGTGGGCTGCCAGGCCCACCCGGGCGGCAGCACCGACAAGGCCGCCCTCGACCGCATCGTCACGGTCGTCTGCGCCGGCCTACGCGCCCCGTAACCGGCCCGAGCTGTCTCAGTCCGGCGGAGTGCGGGCGTAGCGCTTCTGCCACGGTGTCTCGACGGCATGCCGGTCGTAGTGGGCGCGGATCCAGGCGACGGCCTCCGCCGGTGGTACGCCGTCGAGCACGGCGATGCGGGCAAGAGCCGTGCCGGTGCGGCCGCGCCCGCCGCCGCAGGCCACCTCGACCCGCTCGCCGGCGGCCCGCTCCCATGCCTCGTGCAGCGCGGCGCGCGCGTCGTCACGGTCGCTGGGCAGCCAGAAGTCCGGCCACCGGATCCACCGGCTGGCCCAGTCCACTGTGGGCGGCGGCTTTCCCAGTAGGTAGAGGCCAAAGGTCGGCGCCGGTCCAGGCGGCAACGGCCGCCGCAGCCCCGCCCACGCACGAGCCGCCCGGACGGCAGCTGAACCACTCCCGGCGTCCCGACCTCCCACATCCGCCCACTCTATCCGCGCCGTTGATCAGGGACTTGGTGTAGCGACGCGCCGGACGACACGCCCACCGAGTCCCTGATCAACGGGAGAGGGGTCAGCTGTTCCAGACCTGGAAGGAGGAGATCTGGCCCGCCGGCCAGCCGGTGTTCGCGGTGATGTTGACCCGGAAGTAGCGCTGGGTCGTTGCCGGGAAGGTGATCGTGACCGTTGGCGCGAAGTTGTACGTCGCCGAGGCGGCCACCGTCGTCCAGGTGCTGCCGTTGGTGCTGCCCTGGATGGAGAGCGTCTGGTTGCGCGCTCCCCACGAGGCGGGAAGCTGGAGCACCACGCGGCTGGCGCTCTGCGCCGTACCGAGGTCCACCTGCACCCACTGCGGGAAGGCGTTGTTGGCGCTCTCCCAGTACGTGTTCTGGTCGGTGTCGGTCACGTTGCCGGCCGCGTAGTTCTGCTGCTGGCTGGAGGCGCTTGCCGGCCGGCCCGCGGCCAAGTTGACGCTCGTCGTGCCGCCGCCCGTGCCGGACAGCGCGACCGTGGTCGGGCTGTTGGTCGCGCTGCTGTTGACCGTCAGCGTGCCGGTGCGGTTGCCGGTCGCGGTGGGCCGGAAGGTCACGTTGACAGTGCAGGACGCGCCTGCCGCGAGCGAGGTACCGCAGTTGTTGGTCTGCGTGAAGTCGCCCGTGACCGAGACGCCCGTGATCGTGGCCGCCGCGCCGCCGGTGTTGGAGACCGTCACCGCCTGCGCGGAGCTGGCCCCACCGACCGGTACCGAGCCGAAGCTCAGCGCGGACGTACCCGCCGACAGCGTGGCACCACCGGGCGTGCCGCTGCCTGGGTAGACCTCAAGCTCGGAGG
The window above is part of the Phytohabitans houttuyneae genome. Proteins encoded here:
- a CDS encoding TetR/AcrR family transcriptional regulator; translated protein: MARELRADARRNRARVLAIAAEVFAAEGLGVPIHEIARRAGVGTGTVSRHFPTKEALFAAILLERMERLTAEADALAASEKPGEAFFRFFGTLVHEGANNRGLAEALAGAGYDLDAAGVEAGYDVSGRLRTLLAMAQQAGAVRSDVEYADVKALMVGCQAHPGGSTDKAALDRIVTVVCAGLRAP
- a CDS encoding oxidoreductase, with product MARRWTEAEVSDQSGRVAVVTGGNTGLGFATARVLAARGATVVLACRSPERAAAAAERIRAESPGAAVETLLLDLASQESVRRAAAELRAAHPRLDLLVNNAGGLWPRRETTVDGFERTLATNHLGPFAFTGLVLDRLLPVPGSRVVTVSSIGHRFGSGGFNFDDPHFTRGWVYSARDRAAYFQSKLANLLFTYELQRRFAAAGAHTIAVAAHPGNARTEFGRELDPASRAVMSRWLRPLTWWLLQDPRVGALATLRAAVDPDARGGDFFGPPGRTQFTGHPAKIESSPQSYDVTAQRRLWELSEGSTGVTIDVRELLTNQ